One segment of Sphingomonas qomolangmaensis DNA contains the following:
- a CDS encoding response regulator transcription factor: protein MCKPLSVVLVCQGSLFCEMIGKALKAEGITLSASTRNFQVAAKTVINSADVGIYVDTHQSADGEQLAAMAANIPVANWIVMHDENDSDFYSAMAARGKPVCSVPTDLSCEALGHLVALAAEVPRICIGEQNRMIQYRSRSKAILTAKLDHGQKELLRLISQGMSNKEIARGIACTENTVKMRVRALLTKLGVANRTQAGVLAAWAEFTGCSESSETQASGLYRRRKDDQASLFN from the coding sequence ATGTGCAAGCCGCTATCTGTGGTCCTAGTTTGTCAGGGTTCACTGTTCTGCGAAATGATCGGTAAAGCCCTAAAGGCGGAAGGGATCACTTTATCGGCATCGACACGAAATTTTCAGGTGGCGGCCAAGACAGTCATCAATTCGGCCGACGTCGGCATTTACGTGGACACCCACCAGTCCGCTGATGGTGAGCAGCTAGCTGCCATGGCCGCGAATATTCCGGTTGCAAACTGGATCGTCATGCATGACGAAAACGATAGCGATTTCTATTCGGCAATGGCCGCTCGCGGCAAGCCGGTCTGCAGCGTTCCTACCGATCTTTCTTGCGAAGCTTTGGGTCATCTCGTGGCCTTGGCGGCTGAGGTTCCCAGGATCTGCATCGGAGAGCAAAACAGAATGATTCAATACCGGTCGCGCAGCAAAGCCATCTTAACCGCAAAGCTTGATCATGGTCAGAAGGAATTGCTGCGGTTGATTTCCCAGGGCATGTCCAACAAGGAAATTGCGCGCGGCATAGCTTGCACCGAAAATACCGTTAAGATGCGCGTACGTGCATTGCTGACGAAGCTTGGTGTGGCAAACCGTACACAGGCGGGAGTGCTTGCGGCCTGGGCCGAATTCACGGGGTGTTCTGAGTCGAGCGAGACTCAAGCGTCGGGATTGTATCGGCGCCGGAAGGACGACCAGGCGTCACTGTTCAATTGA
- a CDS encoding DUF6481 family protein produces MSAYKAPDFQERQALSKQAKEKALEKLRAKPPMDPAVVAERLAAAERREAAAAERQREKIAAKEAAEADKIAKAAEAEAAIEQAAKDAEQAEIDKKAARDARYAARKQRK; encoded by the coding sequence ATGAGTGCGTACAAAGCCCCCGATTTCCAAGAGCGCCAGGCCCTGTCGAAGCAGGCCAAGGAAAAGGCGCTCGAAAAGCTGCGCGCCAAGCCGCCGATGGATCCGGCCGTGGTTGCCGAGCGCCTTGCTGCCGCCGAACGCCGCGAAGCCGCCGCCGCCGAGCGCCAGCGCGAAAAGATCGCCGCCAAGGAAGCCGCCGAAGCCGACAAGATCGCCAAGGCTGCCGAAGCCGAAGCCGCGATCGAACAGGCCGCCAAGGACGCCGAACAGGCCGAAATCGACAAGAAGGCGGCGCGCGACGCGCGCTACGCTGCGCGCAAGCAGCGCAAATAA
- a CDS encoding competence/damage-inducible protein A yields MGERIWTAGLVVIGDEILSGRTQDKNVAQLASWLNVQGIRLAEVRVVGDTAAAIGEAVDALRSRCDYCFTTGGIGPTHDDITVDAIAQALGVPVVVHPEARAMLEAHYADRGGITDARLRMARVPQGAELIANAMSGAPGIRFGDLFILAGVPHIAAQMLDSLTGTLEGGLPVVSRTIGCWVAESEVAELLRTVEAAHDGVSIGSYPFFREGKVGANFVVRATDAGVVDGCIVDLTTRIEAQGRTIAPDGI; encoded by the coding sequence ATGGGCGAACGCATCTGGACCGCAGGGCTGGTGGTGATCGGCGACGAGATTCTCTCGGGCCGCACGCAGGACAAGAATGTCGCGCAGCTGGCGAGCTGGCTGAATGTGCAGGGTATCCGGCTGGCCGAGGTGCGCGTCGTCGGCGATACCGCCGCGGCGATCGGCGAGGCGGTCGATGCGCTGCGCAGCCGCTGCGATTATTGCTTCACCACCGGCGGCATCGGCCCGACGCATGACGACATCACCGTCGACGCGATCGCGCAGGCATTGGGGGTGCCGGTGGTGGTCCATCCCGAGGCGCGCGCGATGCTCGAGGCGCATTACGCCGATCGCGGCGGCATCACCGATGCGCGGCTGCGGATGGCGCGTGTGCCGCAAGGAGCCGAGCTGATCGCCAACGCGATGTCGGGCGCGCCGGGAATTCGCTTCGGCGATCTCTTCATCCTCGCCGGCGTGCCGCACATCGCCGCGCAGATGCTCGATTCGCTCACCGGCACGCTCGAGGGCGGCCTCCCGGTGGTGAGCCGGACGATCGGCTGCTGGGTCGCCGAAAGCGAGGTCGCCGAGCTGCTGCGCACGGTCGAGGCGGCGCATGACGGCGTGTCGATCGGCAGCTATCCCTTCTTCCGCGAGGGCAAGGTCGGTGCCAATTTCGTGGTGCGCGCCACCGATGCCGGGGTGGTCGACGGCTGCATCGTCGACCTGACCACGCGGATCGAAGCCCAGGGCCGGACGATCGCGCCCGATGGAATCTGA
- the map gene encoding type I methionyl aminopeptidase produces MTDYVTVAPDAPLSRDGAIHLYGPDAFEGMRPAGRLAAEILDSIVPLMVPGALTRDIDDAIRVQMLAASAVPATLGYRGYTHSSCISINHVVCHGIPSERTLKDGDIVNVDVTPLLNGWHGDSSRMYLIGDVPLKARRLVDVTYECLMLGIEQARPGNHMGDVAHAIQRHAEQHRYGVVRDFCGHGVGRLFHDAPEVVHVGRPGTGPELRPGMIFTIEPMINIGRADVKLLDDGWTAVTRDRSLSAQFEHTIAITETGCEIFTLSPAGMHQPPYV; encoded by the coding sequence ATGACCGATTATGTAACCGTCGCGCCCGACGCGCCGTTGTCGCGCGATGGCGCGATCCATCTGTACGGCCCCGATGCGTTCGAGGGGATGCGTCCCGCCGGGCGGCTCGCCGCCGAAATCCTCGATTCGATCGTGCCGCTGATGGTGCCCGGCGCGCTCACCCGCGACATCGACGATGCTATCCGCGTCCAGATGCTCGCGGCGAGCGCGGTCCCCGCGACGCTCGGCTATCGCGGTTACACGCATAGCAGCTGCATCTCGATCAACCATGTCGTGTGCCACGGCATCCCGTCGGAGCGGACGCTGAAGGACGGCGACATCGTCAATGTCGACGTCACCCCGTTGCTCAATGGCTGGCATGGCGATTCGAGCCGGATGTACCTGATCGGCGATGTGCCGCTGAAGGCGCGGCGGCTGGTCGATGTGACCTATGAATGCCTGATGCTGGGGATCGAACAGGCGCGCCCGGGCAATCACATGGGCGACGTCGCGCACGCGATCCAGCGCCATGCCGAGCAGCATCGCTATGGCGTGGTGCGCGATTTCTGCGGCCATGGCGTCGGGCGGCTGTTCCACGACGCCCCCGAGGTCGTCCATGTCGGCCGCCCCGGCACCGGCCCCGAACTGCGCCCCGGCATGATCTTCACGATCGAACCGATGATCAATATCGGCCGCGCCGATGTGAAATTGCTCGACGATGGCTGGACCGCGGTGACCCGCGACCGCAGCCTCTCGGCGCAGTTCGAGCATACGATCGCGATCACCGAGACGGGGTGCGAGATCTTCACGCTGAGCCCGGCGGGGATGCACCAGCCGCCCTACGTCTGA
- a CDS encoding P-II family nitrogen regulator, whose product MKKIEAIIKPFKLDEVKEALHDVGVSGITVTEAKGFGRQKGHTELYRGAEYVVDFLPKVKLEVIVEDSLADRVVEAIAAAAQTGRIGDGKIFVSHVETALRIRTGERNEDAI is encoded by the coding sequence GTGAAAAAGATCGAAGCCATCATCAAGCCGTTCAAGCTCGATGAGGTGAAGGAGGCGCTGCACGACGTCGGCGTGTCGGGCATCACCGTGACGGAGGCCAAGGGCTTCGGCCGGCAGAAGGGCCACACCGAACTGTATCGCGGCGCCGAATATGTCGTCGATTTCCTGCCGAAGGTGAAGCTCGAGGTGATCGTCGAGGATAGCCTGGCCGACCGCGTGGTCGAGGCGATCGCCGCGGCGGCGCAGACCGGGCGGATCGGCGACGGCAAGATCTTCGTCAGCCATGTCGAGACCGCGCTGCGCATCCGCACCGGCGAGCGCAACGAAGACGCGATCTAG